One Streptomyces sp. SAI-135 DNA segment encodes these proteins:
- the phoU gene encoding phosphate signaling complex protein PhoU — MRDAYHEELDSIGDGLVEMARLVGSAIGRATTAILDSDLKLAESVIEADQKVDDLQHDLEARAIALLARQQPVATDLRIVVTSLRMSADLERSGDLAQHVAKLARLRFPEKAIPHDLHATILEMGQLAQRLMAKAAEVIITKDVDLALQLEQDDDEMDLLHRTLFQHLLDDKWKHGIETAVDVTLLGRYYERFADHAVSVAKRVVYLVTGEHADELQQEIQPVTGVEGA; from the coding sequence ATGCGGGACGCGTACCACGAGGAACTTGATTCGATCGGCGACGGTCTGGTGGAGATGGCCCGGCTGGTCGGCTCGGCGATCGGACGCGCCACGACGGCCATCCTCGACTCCGACCTGAAGCTGGCCGAGAGCGTGATCGAGGCCGACCAGAAGGTGGACGACCTCCAGCACGACCTGGAGGCCCGGGCGATAGCACTGCTCGCCCGCCAGCAGCCGGTGGCGACCGACCTCCGTATCGTGGTCACCTCGCTGCGCATGTCGGCCGACCTGGAGCGCTCGGGCGACCTGGCCCAACACGTGGCGAAGCTGGCCCGGCTGCGCTTCCCCGAGAAGGCCATCCCCCACGACCTGCACGCCACCATCCTGGAGATGGGCCAGCTCGCCCAGCGCCTGATGGCGAAGGCGGCGGAGGTCATCATCACCAAGGACGTCGACCTCGCACTCCAGCTGGAGCAGGACGACGACGAGATGGACCTGCTGCACCGCACGCTCTTCCAGCACCTGCTGGACGACAAGTGGAAGCACGGCATCGAGACGGCGGTGGACGTCACCCTCCTCGGCCGCTACTACGAGCGGTTCGCCGACCACGCGGTGTCGGTGGCCAAGCGCGTGGTGTATCTGGTGACGGGTGAGCACGCGGACGAGCTCCAGCAGGAGATCCAGCCGGTGACGGGCGTGGAAGGAGCCTGA
- a CDS encoding SCO4226 family nickel-binding protein, with protein sequence MARYMDVHRGMQGITADQLMEAHQADLAIEKEEGVHFERAWADPESGVVYCLSEAPSAEAVQRIHERAGHRADEVHAVPLSV encoded by the coding sequence ATGGCGCGGTACATGGACGTACACCGTGGGATGCAGGGCATCACGGCCGACCAGCTGATGGAGGCCCACCAGGCCGACCTCGCGATAGAGAAGGAAGAGGGCGTGCACTTCGAGCGCGCCTGGGCGGACCCCGAGTCCGGCGTCGTGTACTGCCTCTCGGAGGCCCCGTCGGCGGAGGCGGTCCAGCGGATCCACGAACGGGCGGGCCACCGGGCGGACGAGGTGCACGCGGTGCCGTTGTCGGTTTGA